The Lutra lutra chromosome 10, mLutLut1.2, whole genome shotgun sequence genome contains a region encoding:
- the LOC125079885 gene encoding olfactory receptor 10V1-like yields MGDENQTIDIQFHFHPFSPILEIQILIFVAFLLMYIGSLFGNATIFLTVWAERSLHTPMYFFLANLAVLEIFYSSTVAPLALVNLLTMGRIPISFTGCGTQMFFFVFLGSADCILLGIMAYDRFVAIRDPLRYTLIMRWQLCAQLAVGALVLGFILALQLTALIFHLPFCGHNRITHFYCDVLPILQLACGDTRMQEAMIFIVSVIILTIPFSLISISYILIVGAILKIRSAEGRHKAFSTCSSHLTVVLLQYGCCSLIYLRPSSSYNPEMGRVVSVVYTFVTPVLNPLIYSMRNKELKDALNKVTKRHLLR; encoded by the coding sequence ATGGGGGATGAAAACCAAACCATAGACATCCAGTTCCACTTTCACCCATTTTCGCCCATCCTGGAGAtacaaatacttatttttgtgGCCTTCCTGCTGATGTATATCGGCAGTCTCTTCGGTAATGCCACAATCTTCCTCACTGTCTGGGCAGAGCGTTCACTCCACACTCCCATGTATTTCTTTCTGGCCAACTTGGCAGTTCTGGAGATCTTTTACTCTTCCACTGTGGCTCCTCTCGCTTTGGTCAACCTCCTGACCATGGGGAGAATACCCATCTCTTTCACTGGCTGTGGCACACAGATGTTCTTCTTCGTCTTTCTGGGCAGTGCTGATTGTATCCTCTTGGGGATCATGGCTTACGACCGTTTTGTAGCTATTCGAGATCCCCTGCGTTACACCCTCATCATGAGATGGCAGCTGTGTGCCCAGCTGGCAGTGGGAGCCCTGGTCCTTGGCTTCATTCTAGCCTTACAACTCACAGCTCTGATTTTCCACCTGCCATTTTGTGGCCACAACAGGATCACACACTTCTACTGTGACGTACTCCCGATCTTGCAGTTGGCCTGTGGAGATACTCGAATGCAAGAAGCCATGATCTTCATTGTCAGTGTTATCATCCTTACCATTCCCTTTTCCTTGATCTCCATCTCCTACATCTTGATTGTGGGTGCCATTTTGAAGATCCGCTCTGCAGAGGGGCGGCACAaggccttctccacctgctcTTCTCATTTGACTGTGGTTCTCCTCCAATATGGCTGCTGTAGCCTCATCTATCTACGCCCCAGCTCTAGCTACAACCCAGAAATGGGTCGTGTGGTGTCTGTTGTCTACACCTTCGTCACCCCTGTCTTGAACCCCTTGATCTACAGCATGAGGAACAAGGAGCTGAAAGACGCACTAAATAAGGTAACGAAAAGACATTTGCTGCGCTAG